CCCGCTCAACCCCGGGATTTCCCACTTCATTAACAACGTTGAAAAAGAACCTTCGGGATCCCACATTTCACCGGTAACAATTCCAGCCACGGCTGGCCTCGTGCTTTCATTTGCCGTTTCAAGCAGGCCGTAATTTCCCACCATCGGATAGCAGAATGTAAGAACCTGTCCTGCATAGGAAGGGTCTGTGAGCGTCTCCTGATAACCGGTCATGCTTGTGGTGAATACGACTTCCCCTGCCTGTTTGCCCGTGGCACCAAGCAGTTCACCTTCAAACACATCTCCTGTACTTAAGTGTAGATAACCTTTTGTCACAGCTTCACCCCTCCTTTCTCCTCAATGGCTGTGAGTATGTTTTCCAGCACACCAGCCACTTCGTCGATTTCCTCTTTCTTCGTTGTTAATGGTGGCAGGAGCCGTACAACATTCGCTCCTGCTGTCAGAATAAGCACGCCCTTCTCGAGAGCTTTTATGACAATTTCTTTTGCCGGGCATGAGACTTCCATTCCCGCCAAAAGACCTTTCCCTCTTACAGATTGGACGAGAGAGAATTGACTCTCCAGTCTTTTAAGCTGTGAAAATAAGTAATCGGACTGCACCTCTGCGTTTTTAATGACGTTGTTATCCAAGATTTCCTTCAGTGTAGCGAGCCCTGCTGTTGAAGCGAGGGGATTCCCTCCGAATGTAGTACCATGTGATCCCGGCGTAAAAGAAGCCGCGGCATCTTTCCCTGCAATAACCGCTCCAATAGGAAAGCCCGACCCAAGTCCCTTTGCAAGAGTCATGACGTCCGGGGTAATGCCGTAATGCTCATAGGCAAACAGTTTTCCTGTACGCCCCACGCCTGTCTGAACTTCATCTAGAATCAGAAGGATATCATTTTGTTTACAAATTCCTTCAAGCTGCCGGACCCACTCGGTATCTGCGGGTACAATGCCTCCTTCACCCTGAACCAGCTCCAGAAGAACGGCACACGGGCGTTTTGCTGCAATAGCATCGAGGGCAGCAGTGTCGTTAAACTCCAAATGTTGAAAGCCCTCTGGTAAAGGATCAAATCCTGCTTTCACATGACTTTGTCCGGTTGCCGTAAGAGTGGCAAGCGTTCTTCCGTGAAAAGACTGCGCGAACGTGACGACATCATGTGTATTTTTCTGTCCTTTGTCTGCTGCATATTTCCTTGCCAGTTTAATTGCCGCTTCATTGGCTTCAGCCCCGCTGTTGCAAAAGAATACCTGATCACCGAAAGAATGACGGGTGAGCGCTTCTGCAAGTTGTTTCTGAGCAGGAATGTGGTATAAATTCGAACAGTGCCACAGGCTTTCAAGCTGGTTTTCTACTGCTTCTTTCACCGCGTCAGGCACATGTCCCAAATTGCACACAGCAATTCCTGACGTGTAATCAAGATATTTTTTTCCGTCTGCATCCCAGACAGAGGATCCTTTTCCTTTCACAATCTCTATCGGGAAGCGCTGATAGTTCTGCATGATGTTATCCAACACGGTATCCCTCTTTATCTGCTGTAATTTTTGTTCCAATCTCTTTTCCTTGTAAAAAATCCGGGAGGCTTGATGCATTCATACCGTTTACAATTCCTACACGGGTTACTCCCGAGGACAGTCCGTCAAGTGCGGACCGGACTTTGGGAATCATACCTCCTGTAATCCATTTATCTTGAATAAACGATTCCGCTTCTGTTTGTGTCATTTTATGAACCGTTTTTTTCTGACCGTTTTCTTCTATATAAATACCGGCAATATCACTGATAAAACAAAGCTCTGCATTCAGTGCACCAGCCACGGCAGCTGCAGCCACATCACCGTTGATGTTGTAGGTTGTACCCTCTCCGTCGCCGCCAACAGGGGAAATAACAGGAACCATTCCCTCTGAGGCAATAAGATCAATGAGGGCTGTTTTGACTTTGGTTACCTTCCCTACAAGACCGAGAGCACTCTCTTTGTACATCGGTTCTGTTGTAAAAAGACAACCGTCAACTCCGCTGAAGCCGAACGCATTGGCTCCGGCTTTTTGGAGAGAGGAGACGAGTTTTTTATTTACAGATCCGCTGAGTACCATTTCCACTACTTCCAGTACTCCCTCAGAGGTAACCCTCATTCCGTCGGTAAATGTTGTCGGGACACCCTGCTTTTCAAGCAGCTCTGAAATGAGGGGGCCGCCGCCGTGAACAATTACAGGCTGCCACTCTTCAGTATGCTGAAGGTCTGCGATGGTTTCATAAAATCCCGCAGGGAGCCGGTCAAGGACACTGCCTCCACACTTTATAACAACGTACTTTTTCATCAGAGTACCTCCTTACGTCCGGTATGACGCATTTATTTTGACATAGTCGTAAGTAAGGTCGCATCCCCAGGCTTTCGCTTCTCCCTCTCCCTGACCGAGGTGAGCGTGAATGCTGATTGTATCGTTATTCAGATATTCCTTTGCCGCACCTTCATCAAATGGAAGAGGAAGCCCCTGGGCAACGACCGGAACAGGTCCGAGAAAGACATCCACTTTTTCAGGTATAACAGGTTCGTTACTGTATCCGATGGCACAAACGATGCGCCCCCAGTTCGGATCACTCCCAAAGACAGCAGTTTTTACAAGATTGGAAGAAATAATCGCCTTCCCGATCCTTTTCGCTCCCGCATCTGACTCTGCACCTGTCACCGATACTTCAATGAGCTTTGTAGCCCCTTCGCCGTCTTTTGCAATGGATTTGGCAAGACTCTCACACAGGGTTTGAAGTGCTTCACAAAACTCCGCCCACTGTGGATGCCCTTCGTGAAGGGTATGATTACCGGCGTGGCCGTTCGCCATGAGGAGGACCATATCGTTCGTGCTCGAGTCTCCGTCAACGGTAATCATGTTAAATGTACGGTCAATCGCTTCTTTCAAGGCGTTTTGGAGGCTCTCCCAGGCTACTTCTGCGTCTGTAGTCAGAAAAGCGAGCATCGTTGCCATATTCGGATCGATCATCCCCGACCCTTTTGCCGCGCCGCCAATGGTGACGGTTTTCCCGTCGATAACAAGCTCAACGGAGGCGGTTTTTTCACATGTATCTGTTGTGAGAATGGCTTTTTCAAACCGGTTTGTTCCCTCGTTTTCTTCATCATAAAACGCTGTAAGGCCCTGGCTGATTTTCTCAACCGGCAGAGGAACTCCGATCACACCTGTGGAGGCAACTGCTGCATGTTCCGGGGCAATCCCGGCGGTTTGGGCAAATTGGGAACGCATCTCATAGGCGTCTTGTAACCCTTTTTCTCCCGTACACGCATTGGCTACACCGGAGTTTACGAGTACTCCTTGAATCTTGTGAGCTGTGAAGATACTTTCTTTAGTTACTTTTAAAGGCGGTGCCTGAAACTGGTTGGTCGTGTAAACAGCCGCAGCAGTTGCAGGCGTGTCAGAAATCAGCCAGCCCAGGTCAAGCTTTTTTCTCCGGATGCCGCAGTGAACGCCGCCT
This DNA window, taken from Alteribacter keqinensis, encodes the following:
- a CDS encoding acetylornithine transaminase, whose translation is MLDNIMQNYQRFPIEIVKGKGSSVWDADGKKYLDYTSGIAVCNLGHVPDAVKEAVENQLESLWHCSNLYHIPAQKQLAEALTRHSFGDQVFFCNSGAEANEAAIKLARKYAADKGQKNTHDVVTFAQSFHGRTLATLTATGQSHVKAGFDPLPEGFQHLEFNDTAALDAIAAKRPCAVLLELVQGEGGIVPADTEWVRQLEGICKQNDILLILDEVQTGVGRTGKLFAYEHYGITPDVMTLAKGLGSGFPIGAVIAGKDAAASFTPGSHGTTFGGNPLASTAGLATLKEILDNNVIKNAEVQSDYLFSQLKRLESQFSLVQSVRGKGLLAGMEVSCPAKEIVIKALEKGVLILTAGANVVRLLPPLTTKKEEIDEVAGVLENILTAIEEKGGVKL
- the argB gene encoding acetylglutamate kinase; this translates as MKKYVVIKCGGSVLDRLPAGFYETIADLQHTEEWQPVIVHGGGPLISELLEKQGVPTTFTDGMRVTSEGVLEVVEMVLSGSVNKKLVSSLQKAGANAFGFSGVDGCLFTTEPMYKESALGLVGKVTKVKTALIDLIASEGMVPVISPVGGDGEGTTYNINGDVAAAAVAGALNAELCFISDIAGIYIEENGQKKTVHKMTQTEAESFIQDKWITGGMIPKVRSALDGLSSGVTRVGIVNGMNASSLPDFLQGKEIGTKITADKEGYRVG
- the argJ gene encoding bifunctional glutamate N-acetyltransferase/amino-acid acetyltransferase ArgJ; translated protein: MKTITSKPICKINSAGGVTTPAGYRAGGVHCGIRRKKLDLGWLISDTPATAAAVYTTNQFQAPPLKVTKESIFTAHKIQGVLVNSGVANACTGEKGLQDAYEMRSQFAQTAGIAPEHAAVASTGVIGVPLPVEKISQGLTAFYDEENEGTNRFEKAILTTDTCEKTASVELVIDGKTVTIGGAAKGSGMIDPNMATMLAFLTTDAEVAWESLQNALKEAIDRTFNMITVDGDSSTNDMVLLMANGHAGNHTLHEGHPQWAEFCEALQTLCESLAKSIAKDGEGATKLIEVSVTGAESDAGAKRIGKAIISSNLVKTAVFGSDPNWGRIVCAIGYSNEPVIPEKVDVFLGPVPVVAQGLPLPFDEGAAKEYLNNDTISIHAHLGQGEGEAKAWGCDLTYDYVKINASYRT